One Brassica napus cultivar Da-Ae chromosome A1, Da-Ae, whole genome shotgun sequence genomic region harbors:
- the LOC106361512 gene encoding uncharacterized protein LOC106361512 gives MSGRRHGNTNPVGQRNSNVHNETSSRNASRFKWTYEQEKTLIELYDQAISMNDYTLKDPTVLGREHMVDNFNRAFNLNINYAFFKNKLDDFKKAYKKWKFLMTSTGITVNPETSMIYASDEWWEARESAFRICQLRSQNIQTLSYEERIELWNLENEQFEELIIQPTLSYYDRYFHRAPARTDGGLGWRNMWSRLQEDDAACLQLLRMSLPCFRTLCNMLQTNYGLKPTSNVSIEESVAIFLRICGHNEVQRDVGLRFGRNQETVKRKFKEVLKATELLACDYIRTPTRQELYRIPERLQVHPKYYPFFSGFVGAMDGTHVCVKVPPELQGMYWNRHDNASLNIMAICDLNMLFTYIWNGAPGSCHDTAVLTIAQESDPEFPLPPMEKYYVVDSGYPNRQGFLAPYKSSRNNVVRYHMSQFNYGPAPRNKEELFNRYHASLRSVIERTFGVWKKKWRILCDFPRYSINIQQRVVMATMGLHNFIKISNFSDADFAEVMAETGGFNTQAETDFHTDLDDVETIEMTDGGHMTQIRDNIANMLWENQ, from the exons ATGTCAGGAAGACGTCATGGAAACACAAATCCTGTGGGACAAAGAAATTCAAATGTTCATAACGAAACTTCTTCACGA aACGCGTCGAGATTTAAGTGGACCTATGAACAAGAAAAAACATTGATTGAGTTGTATGATCAAGCAATTTCTATGAACGATTATACTCTTAAAGATCCTACGGTTCTTGGTAGAGAGCACATGGTCGACAATTTCAACCGTGCAtttaatttgaatataaattatgcatttttcaaaaacaaacttGATGATTTCAAAAAAGCATATAAGAAGTGGAAGTTTCTCATGACTTCTACTGGAATAACGGTTAATCCGGAAACGTCGATGATTTATGCATCAGATGAATGGTGGGAGGCCCGTGAATCG GCATTTCGAATCTGTCAGTTGCGTTCACAAAACATCCAGACACTATCTTACGAAGAGAGAATTGAGTTGTGGAATTTAGAAAATGAGCAATTTGAGGAGTTAATAATTCAACCAACTTTGAGTTATTATGATCGATATTTTCATAGAGCACCTGCCCGGACAGACGGAGGTTTAGGGTGGAGAAATATGTGGTCTCGACTTCAAGAAGATGATGCTGCTTGTCTTCAACTCCTACGAATGTCGCTACCATGTTTCCGAACACTATGTAACATGCTACAAACGAATTATGGTCTGAAACCAACTTCAAATGTAAGCATTGAAGAAAGTGTGGCTATATTTTTGCGTATATGCGGGCacaatgaagttcaaagagatgtTGGGTTGAGATTTGGACGAAATCAAGAGACTgtgaaaagaaaatttaaagaaGTTCTTAAAGCGACGGAATTACTTGCATGCGATTATATCAGAACTCCAACAAGACAAGAACTATACCGAATTCCTGAAAGACTTCAAGTACATCCAAAATATTATCCATTTTTTAGTGGATTTGTTGGAGCTATGGATGGGACTCATGTTTGCGTAAAAGTACCACCAGAATTACAAGGAATGTACTGGAATCGACACGATAATGCATCGTTGAATATTATGGCAATTTGTGATCTGAATATGCTATTCACATATATATGGAATGGAGCACCGGGATCTTGTCATGATACAGCCGTTCTCACAATAGCACAAGAAAGCGATCCTGAATTTCCTTTGCCTCCAATGGAAAAGTATTATGTCGTTGACTCGGGTTATCCAAATAGGCAAGGATTTTTGGCTCCATATAAGTCATCCCGAAACAACGTTGTCAGATATCATATGTCACAGTTCAACTATGGTCCTGCTCCACGGAATAAAGAAGAATTATTTAATCGATATCATGCGTCTCTACGTTCAGTTATCGAGAGAACTTTTGGAGTTTGGAAGAAAAAATGGAGGATTCTTTGTGATTTTCCAAGATATAGTATCAACATACAGCAGAGAGTGGTCATGGCTACAATGGGATTGcataattttataaagattTCAAACTTTTCAGATGCAGATTTTGCTGAAGTTATGGCAGAAACAGGAGGATTCAATACACAAGCAGAGACTGATTTTCATACCGATTTAGATGATGTAGAAACAATTGAAATGACAGATGGAGGACATATGACGCAAATAAGAGATAATATTGCAAATATGCTATGggaaaatcaataa
- the LOC106447805 gene encoding peroxidase 34: MHSTLSTWTILITLACLMLRASLSDAQLTPTFYDSSCPNVTNIVRETIVNELRSDPRIAASILRLHFHDCFVNGCDASILLDNTTSFRTEKDAAGNANSARGFPVIDRMKAAVERACPRTVSCADMLTIAAQQSVTLAGGPSWRVPLGRRDSLQAFLNLANANLPAPFFTLPQLKASFRNVGLDRPSDLVALSGGHTFGKNQCRFIMDRLYNFSNTGLPDPTLNTTYLQTLRGLCPRTGNLSALVDFDLRTPTVFDNKYYVNLREQKGLIQSDQELFSSPNATDTIPLVRAYADGTQTFFNAFVEAMNRMGNITPLTGTQGQIRLNCRVVNSNSLLHDVVDIVDFVSSM, from the exons ATGCATTCTACTTTGTCCACTTGGACAATCTTAATCACATTGGCATGTCTTATGCTTCGTGCGTCTCTGTCCGATGCTCAGCTTACCCCTACCTTCTACGACAGTTCATGCCCAAACGTCACTAACATCGTACGAGAAACCATTGTCAACGAGCTAAGATCAGACCCTCGTATCGCCGCGAGTATCCTTCGTCTTCACTTCCACGACTGCTTTGTTAAT ggTTGTGATGCATCGATCTTGTTAGACAACACGACATCATTCCGAACAGAGAAAGATGCAGCTGGAAATGCAAACTCGGCTCGGGGATTTCCTGTGATTGATAGAATGAAAGCCGCAGTGGAGAGGGCATGCCCGAGAACTGTTTCATGCGCAGATATGCTCACCATCGCAGCTCAACAATCTGTCACTTTG GCAGGAGGCCCTTCATGGAGGGTTCCTTTGGGGAGAAGGGACAGCTTACAAGCGTTTCTGAATCTAGCTAATGCTAATCTTCCAGCTCCATTCTTCACACTTCCACAACTTAAAGCCAGCTTTAGAAACGTTGGCCTCGACCGTCCTTCTGATCTCGTTGCTCTTTCCG GGGGTCATACATTTGGTAAGAATCAATGCCGGTTCATTATGGACAGATTATACAACTTCAGCAACACCGGTTTACCTGATCCTACCCTCAACACTACTTACCTCCAAACTCTTCGTGGACTATGTCCACGTACCGGTAACCTAAGCGCCTTGGTGGATTTTGATCTGCGTACACCTACGGTTTTCGACAACAAATACTATGTGAATCTAAGAGAACAGAAAGGTCTTATCCAGAGCGACCAAGAATTGTTCTCTAGTCCTAATGCTACTGACACAATTCCCTTGGTAAGAGCATATGCTGATGGCACACAAACATTCTTCAATGCGTTTGTGGAGGCGATGAATAGGATGGGAAACATTACACCTCTTACGGGAACTCAAGGACAGATCAGGCTGAACTGTAGGGTGGTGAATTCCAATTCTCTACTCCATGATGTTGTTGATATTGTTGATTTTGTTAGCTCTATGTGA